Proteins encoded by one window of Modestobacter marinus:
- a CDS encoding monovalent cation/H+ antiporter complex subunit F — MLLDAALVLLGLALALAMVRIAVGPTDADRVLAVDLGFAAFIAAAALLAVRLDEPVLLDLVLVATLVGFVATVAVARLVARGSS, encoded by the coding sequence GTGCTGCTGGATGCCGCGCTCGTCCTGCTGGGTCTGGCGCTGGCGCTGGCCATGGTGCGGATCGCGGTCGGCCCCACCGACGCCGACCGGGTGCTGGCGGTCGACCTCGGCTTCGCCGCGTTCATCGCCGCGGCCGCCCTGCTGGCGGTGCGGCTCGACGAACCGGTGCTGCTGGACCTGGTGCTCGTGGCCACCCTGGTCGGCTTCGTCGCGACGGTGGCCGTGGCCCGGCTGGTCGCCCGGGGGTCGTCGTGA
- a CDS encoding V-type ATP synthase subunit B gives MTTVPAPRAERLYTIVHTAVDRIAGPLLVVEGAEDLTYGEFVDVAAGVDAHGAPLLRRGQVLEVDGGRAVVQVFGGTAGVGRAGTTVVSRGRPARTGVGLDLLGRVLDGAGRPRDGGPDPVADQERDVNGLPLNPVARDHPDEFIETGVSAIDALLTLVRGQKLPIFSGYGLPADELAARIATEARVPGDQEGFAVVFAAMGVTRRTADFFTERLVSAGSLARSVLLLNLAEDPTVERILTPRVALTIAEHLAYEHDLHVLVVLTDMTSYCEALREISAAREELPGRRGYPGYMYTDLATLYERAGRVRGRSGSVTQLPILSMPDDDISHPVPDLTGYITEGQVVLSRELTRTGVSPPIDVLPSLSRLMNAGIGAGRTREDHRPVADQLYACHARGVEVRRLLSIVGEGALSEEDRRSLAFSTRFEREFVGQGDGRRSIAETLDLAWQLLAPFPDDELGRIPPALRERFRPGT, from the coding sequence ATGACCACCGTCCCGGCGCCGCGAGCAGAGCGCCTGTACACCATCGTGCACACCGCGGTCGACCGCATCGCCGGCCCGCTGCTGGTGGTCGAGGGGGCCGAGGACCTGACCTACGGGGAGTTCGTCGACGTCGCGGCCGGCGTCGACGCCCACGGCGCGCCCCTGCTCCGGCGCGGACAGGTGCTGGAGGTCGACGGCGGTCGCGCCGTCGTCCAGGTCTTCGGCGGTACCGCAGGCGTCGGGCGGGCGGGCACCACGGTCGTCTCCCGTGGCCGGCCGGCCCGCACGGGTGTGGGCCTGGACCTGCTCGGGCGGGTCCTCGACGGCGCCGGCCGCCCGCGCGACGGGGGCCCCGATCCGGTGGCCGATCAGGAGCGCGACGTCAACGGCCTGCCGCTGAACCCGGTGGCGCGGGACCACCCCGACGAGTTCATCGAGACCGGGGTCTCGGCGATCGACGCCCTGCTGACCCTCGTCCGCGGGCAGAAGCTGCCGATCTTCTCCGGCTACGGCCTGCCGGCCGACGAGCTCGCCGCCCGCATCGCCACCGAGGCCCGCGTGCCCGGCGACCAGGAGGGGTTCGCGGTGGTCTTCGCCGCCATGGGCGTCACCCGGCGCACGGCCGACTTCTTCACCGAGCGGCTGGTCAGCGCCGGGTCGCTGGCGCGCTCGGTGCTCCTGCTCAACCTCGCCGAGGACCCGACCGTCGAGCGCATCCTCACCCCCCGCGTGGCGCTGACCATCGCCGAGCACCTGGCCTACGAGCACGACCTGCACGTGCTGGTCGTGCTCACCGACATGACCAGCTACTGCGAGGCGCTGCGGGAGATCTCGGCCGCCCGCGAGGAACTGCCCGGGCGCCGCGGCTACCCGGGTTACATGTACACCGACCTGGCCACGCTGTACGAGCGCGCCGGGCGGGTCCGCGGCCGCTCGGGGTCGGTGACGCAGCTGCCGATCCTGTCGATGCCCGACGACGACATCAGCCACCCCGTGCCCGACCTGACCGGGTACATCACCGAGGGACAGGTGGTGCTCTCCCGCGAGCTGACCCGCACCGGGGTCTCCCCGCCCATCGACGTGCTGCCGTCGCTGTCGCGACTGATGAACGCCGGGATCGGGGCGGGACGCACCCGCGAGGACCACCGGCCGGTCGCCGACCAGCTGTACGCCTGCCACGCCCGGGGTGTCGAGGTGCGCCGGCTGCTGTCCATCGTCGGCGAGGGGGCCCTGTCGGAGGAGGACCGGCGCTCCCTGGCCTTCTCGACCCGCTTCGAGCGGGAGTTCGTCGGGCAGGGCGACGGGCGGCGCAGCATCGCGGAGACACTCGACCTGGCGTGGCAGCTGCTGGCCCCGTTCCCCGACGACGAGCTCGGCCGCATCCCGCCGGCGCTGCGCGAGCGCTTCCGTCCCGGCACCTGA
- a CDS encoding Na+/H+ antiporter subunit E: MSRPVAPARVPTAVGRARRSRPARIAVLCGAYLLRFLRANLTVARVVVTGRPPLAPAVVELELRCRTPTEIAAFMGLITLTPGTMALALSPDRAHLTVHGMHAPDLAAFRADLGVLEDQLLDAVRPRRAPDGAD, translated from the coding sequence GTGAGCCGCCCCGTCGCACCTGCCCGCGTGCCCACCGCGGTGGGCCGGGCCCGCCGGTCACGGCCCGCGCGGATCGCCGTCCTCTGCGGGGCGTACCTGCTCCGGTTCCTGCGGGCGAACCTGACGGTGGCCCGGGTGGTCGTCACCGGACGCCCGCCGCTGGCCCCGGCGGTGGTGGAGCTCGAGCTGCGGTGCCGGACGCCCACGGAGATCGCGGCGTTCATGGGGCTCATCACGCTCACCCCGGGCACCATGGCGCTCGCGCTGTCGCCGGACCGTGCGCACCTGACGGTGCACGGGATGCACGCCCCCGATCTCGCCGCCTTCCGCGCCGACCTCGGGGTGCTCGAGGACCAGTTGCTGGACGCCGTGCGCCCCCGCCGGGCGCCCGACGGCGCGGACTGA
- a CDS encoding monovalent cation/H(+) antiporter subunit G: MTVPVVVGGVAVALGVALFGIAALGLFRMPDAYNRANTVTKAAGLGVVSVLVGVAVLTPGVLSVLILLAAAALQLLTVPVAGVAIGEATWRSGAPLAPGTRQERGPTGGAGLVRADPPGGVEPG; encoded by the coding sequence GTGACGGTGCCGGTCGTCGTGGGCGGGGTGGCGGTGGCGCTGGGTGTGGCGCTGTTCGGGATCGCCGCACTCGGGCTCTTCCGGATGCCCGACGCCTACAACCGCGCCAACACGGTGACCAAGGCGGCGGGTCTGGGCGTCGTGTCCGTGCTCGTCGGCGTCGCGGTGCTGACCCCCGGCGTCCTGTCGGTGCTGATCCTGCTGGCGGCCGCGGCACTGCAGCTGCTCACCGTCCCCGTCGCGGGGGTGGCCATCGGGGAGGCCACCTGGCGATCGGGTGCCCCCCTGGCCCCGGGGACGCGGCAGGAGCGCGGCCCGACGGGGGGCGCGGGCCTGGTCCGGGCTGATCCCCCGGGTGGGGTGGAGCCGGGTTGA
- a CDS encoding acyltransferase family protein, whose translation MAGRGVASLRALVAGTPDSRDRVVDLVRAVALLVVVLGHWTAVVVVVRDGRLTGSNALGSWPPAEWLSWLLQVMPLFFLVGGYAGMASWQSARDRGRTTPGWLADRLDRLLRPTTLFLLAVLAATALAGPLVGGPVVGTAAWLVALPLWFLAVYVVVVAATPLLVAAHRRWGLRVPLGLALAVVASDGLRLLSGEDLAGAANYVLVWLCLYALGMAWRTGTLLAHHRAPAALLAGGGSVAVGLVALGPWPLAMLGVPGDPFSNTAPPTLALLAHGVAQAGLVLLLRDRLAGLCRRPAVWAATAAVNATALTLYLWHLVPVLVAAPALYLTGVLPSPEPLTAGWFALRPLWLLACALVLVALVVVVGGAERRTGDRSRAARQPPGTALRGASASLGIGLVCVGLVLLTAAGPERVSRPAVLLTTAACYAAGLVVLRHALRPGRRSRNWFSRVPLR comes from the coding sequence GTGGCGGGCCGTGGGGTGGCGTCCCTGCGGGCACTGGTCGCCGGGACACCGGACAGCCGTGACCGCGTGGTGGACCTGGTGCGCGCCGTCGCGCTCCTCGTCGTCGTCCTCGGCCACTGGACGGCGGTGGTGGTCGTCGTCCGGGACGGTCGGCTGACCGGCTCCAACGCGCTCGGGTCGTGGCCGCCGGCGGAGTGGCTGTCCTGGCTGCTGCAGGTGATGCCGCTGTTCTTCCTCGTCGGCGGGTACGCCGGCATGGCGTCCTGGCAGTCGGCCCGGGACCGCGGCCGGACGACGCCGGGCTGGCTCGCCGACCGGCTGGACCGGCTGCTCCGGCCGACCACGCTCTTCCTGCTGGCCGTCCTGGCGGCGACGGCACTCGCCGGCCCGCTGGTCGGGGGCCCGGTGGTGGGCACGGCCGCCTGGCTGGTCGCGCTCCCCCTGTGGTTCCTGGCGGTCTACGTCGTGGTCGTCGCGGCCACCCCGCTGCTGGTGGCGGCGCACCGTCGGTGGGGCCTGCGGGTGCCGCTGGGCCTGGCGCTGGCGGTCGTCGCGTCCGACGGGCTGCGGCTGCTGTCGGGAGAGGACCTGGCGGGAGCGGCGAACTACGTGCTGGTCTGGCTGTGCCTCTACGCGCTGGGGATGGCATGGCGGACCGGCACGCTGCTGGCCCATCACCGGGCCCCCGCTGCGCTGCTCGCCGGTGGCGGGTCGGTGGCGGTCGGGCTCGTGGCGCTGGGCCCCTGGCCGCTGGCCATGCTCGGTGTCCCGGGCGACCCGTTCTCGAACACCGCACCGCCCACGCTCGCGCTGCTGGCCCACGGCGTCGCCCAGGCCGGGCTGGTCCTGCTGCTGCGGGACCGGCTGGCCGGGCTGTGCCGCCGCCCGGCGGTGTGGGCGGCGACCGCCGCCGTCAACGCGACCGCCCTCACCCTGTACCTGTGGCACCTGGTCCCGGTGCTGGTGGCTGCGCCGGCGCTGTACCTGACCGGGGTCCTCCCCTCGCCCGAGCCGCTGACGGCCGGGTGGTTCGCCCTGCGCCCGCTGTGGCTCCTGGCCTGCGCGCTCGTGCTGGTGGCGCTGGTCGTCGTCGTCGGCGGCGCCGAGCGGCGCACGGGAGACCGGTCCCGGGCGGCCCGGCAACCGCCAGGCACGGCACTGCGCGGTGCGAGCGCGTCGCTGGGCATCGGCCTGGTGTGCGTCGGACTGGTCCTGCTGACCGCCGCCGGACCGGAGCGGGTCAGCCGTCCGGCGGTCCTGCTCACCACCGCTGCCTGCTACGCGGCGGGGCTGGTCGTGCTCCGGCACGCCCTCCGGCCAGGCCGTCGCAGTAGGAATTGGTTTTCACGAGTTCCATTGCGCTAG
- a CDS encoding cation-translocating P-type ATPase, with product MSESAPPRPIATEPATEPGPHLLAADAVAATLAVDPARGLPAAEVDRRRDEHGENRLAEQPRRPALLRFLDQFRSLLILLLLGAALLAGAIGDLKDTVVILVVLLVNATIGFVQENKAERSLEALRDMLVPTARVRRDGAARVVDAAELVPGDVVLLEAGDRVPADGRLVVANSVEVDESALTGESQPVPKDTARVDAGPGERVPLGDRSNMVYMNTSLTRGRAEVVVTSTGMRTEVGAIAELLRSGTDPQTPLQVQLDSLGKRIAFIGCAAIAAYATIALARGESVGELALSAVALAVATVPEGLPAVLALTLALGVARMARRGAIVKRLASVETLGAATVVCSDKTGTLTLNQMTVRALVYAGRRVRVEGEGYRPAGALVDEVSGEPVDDAGMLLEPLVLCSDAGLAPGPDDRPGIVGDPTEGALVVAAAKAGIDAAALRTARPRTGELPFDSARKFMATVHDEGGRTRVVVKGAPDVLLARSSSVLTADGVRPVDGAERDRLAAEVSALASQGLRVLAAATTLADDVPADGDELTARLTGLTLLGLVGIADPPRPQAAEAIAVAARAGVAVKMITGDHRDTAAAIARELGIRGEVVTGEELDRMSPEQLSDRVEDVGVFARVAPEHKVAIVSALTARGHVVAMTGDGVNDAAALRSAHMGVAMGITGTEVTKEAGDMILTDDDIATIVDSVREGRAIYDNVVKFVRFQLSTNMGAILSFLGASVAGLAAPLTAIQVLWVNIIMDGPPAMALGVDPARPGLMDDPPRRPQERILNRTRVLRMARAGAVMATGTLTVLAVATAQAGAAVGGTMAFTTFVLFQFFNALNARAEEGTVFTAHLFTNRWLWTSFVVVVLLQVLVVQLPPLQELFDTTSLTAGQWAVCAAVATSVLLVEETVKLARSRRARR from the coding sequence ATGAGCGAGTCGGCTCCTCCCCGCCCGATCGCCACGGAGCCGGCGACCGAACCCGGTCCCCACCTCCTCGCCGCGGACGCCGTCGCAGCGACGCTGGCCGTCGACCCGGCCCGCGGCCTGCCGGCGGCCGAGGTGGACCGCCGCCGGGACGAGCACGGTGAGAACCGGCTCGCCGAGCAGCCGCGCCGTCCCGCGCTCCTGCGCTTCCTCGACCAGTTCCGCAGCCTGCTGATCCTGCTCCTGCTGGGAGCCGCGCTGCTCGCCGGCGCCATCGGCGACCTCAAGGACACCGTCGTCATCCTGGTCGTGCTGCTGGTCAACGCCACCATCGGGTTCGTGCAGGAGAACAAGGCCGAGCGGAGCCTGGAGGCGCTGCGCGACATGCTGGTGCCGACCGCGCGGGTCCGCCGGGACGGCGCAGCCCGGGTCGTGGACGCCGCGGAGCTGGTGCCGGGGGACGTCGTCCTGCTCGAGGCCGGCGATCGGGTCCCCGCCGACGGGCGGCTGGTCGTGGCGAACTCGGTCGAGGTCGACGAGTCGGCGCTGACCGGGGAGTCCCAGCCGGTGCCCAAGGACACCGCCCGGGTGGACGCCGGTCCGGGCGAGCGGGTGCCCCTGGGCGACCGCAGCAACATGGTCTACATGAACACCAGCCTCACCCGGGGACGGGCGGAGGTGGTGGTGACCAGCACCGGCATGCGCACCGAGGTGGGTGCCATCGCCGAGCTGCTGCGCAGCGGCACCGACCCCCAGACGCCGCTGCAGGTCCAGCTGGACTCCCTCGGGAAGCGAATCGCGTTCATCGGCTGTGCCGCCATCGCCGCCTACGCGACGATCGCGCTGGCCCGCGGGGAGTCCGTCGGCGAGCTGGCGCTCTCCGCCGTCGCGCTGGCCGTCGCGACCGTGCCCGAGGGGCTGCCCGCCGTCCTGGCCCTCACCCTGGCCCTCGGCGTGGCCCGGATGGCCCGGCGCGGGGCCATCGTCAAGCGGCTCGCGTCGGTCGAGACGCTCGGGGCGGCCACCGTGGTCTGCAGCGACAAGACCGGCACGCTGACCCTCAACCAGATGACCGTCCGGGCCCTGGTCTACGCCGGCCGCCGGGTGCGCGTCGAGGGCGAGGGGTACCGCCCCGCCGGGGCACTCGTCGACGAGGTGAGCGGGGAGCCGGTCGACGACGCCGGCATGCTGCTCGAGCCCTTGGTGCTGTGCAGCGACGCCGGCCTCGCCCCCGGCCCGGACGACCGGCCGGGCATCGTCGGGGACCCCACCGAGGGCGCGCTGGTGGTCGCGGCGGCCAAGGCCGGGATCGACGCGGCGGCGCTGCGCACCGCCCGCCCGCGCACCGGCGAGCTGCCCTTCGACAGCGCGCGCAAGTTCATGGCCACCGTCCACGACGAGGGCGGGCGGACCCGGGTCGTGGTCAAGGGGGCGCCGGACGTGCTGCTCGCCCGGAGCAGCAGCGTGCTCACCGCCGACGGCGTGCGCCCCGTCGACGGCGCCGAGCGCGACCGGCTGGCGGCCGAGGTGTCGGCGCTGGCGTCGCAGGGGCTCCGCGTCCTCGCCGCGGCGACCACCCTGGCCGACGACGTGCCCGCCGACGGGGACGAGCTCACCGCGCGGCTGACCGGCCTGACGCTGCTCGGCCTGGTCGGCATCGCCGACCCGCCGCGACCGCAGGCCGCCGAGGCCATCGCCGTCGCCGCCCGTGCCGGTGTCGCGGTGAAGATGATCACCGGGGACCATCGCGACACGGCCGCGGCCATCGCGCGGGAGCTGGGCATCCGCGGCGAGGTGGTCACCGGTGAGGAGCTGGACCGGATGTCGCCGGAGCAGCTCTCCGACCGGGTCGAGGACGTCGGCGTCTTCGCCCGCGTCGCCCCCGAGCACAAGGTCGCCATCGTCTCGGCGCTGACCGCCCGGGGGCACGTGGTCGCCATGACCGGCGACGGGGTCAACGACGCCGCGGCCCTGCGCTCCGCGCACATGGGCGTGGCCATGGGCATCACCGGCACGGAGGTGACCAAGGAAGCCGGCGACATGATCCTCACCGACGACGACATCGCCACGATCGTCGACTCGGTGCGCGAGGGACGCGCGATCTACGACAACGTGGTGAAGTTCGTCCGTTTCCAGCTCTCCACCAACATGGGCGCGATCCTGTCCTTCCTGGGCGCCTCGGTGGCCGGCCTGGCGGCTCCGCTGACCGCCATCCAGGTGCTGTGGGTCAACATCATCATGGACGGCCCGCCCGCGATGGCCCTGGGTGTCGACCCCGCCCGCCCCGGGCTCATGGACGACCCGCCGCGCCGGCCGCAGGAGCGCATCCTGAACCGGACCCGAGTCCTGCGCATGGCCCGGGCCGGCGCGGTCATGGCGACCGGGACGCTCACCGTGCTGGCGGTGGCGACCGCGCAGGCCGGCGCCGCCGTGGGCGGCACGATGGCCTTCACGACCTTCGTGCTCTTCCAGTTCTTCAACGCGCTCAACGCCCGCGCCGAGGAGGGGACCGTGTTCACCGCGCACCTGTTCACCAACCGGTGGCTGTGGACGTCCTTCGTCGTCGTAGTGCTGCTCCAGGTGCTGGTCGTCCAGCTGCCACCGCTGCAGGAGCTCTTCGACACCACCTCGCTGACCGCCGGTCAGTGGGCCGTGTGCGCCGCGGTCGCGACCTCGGTGCTCCTGGTCGAGGAAACGGTCAAGCTCGCCCGGTCGAGGCGCGCCCGCCGCTGA
- a CDS encoding V-type ATP synthase subunit A, whose protein sequence is MTSTQHPAAALTPTSSTSGEPAGRTGWLERVAGPVVTAAGLPGVRLFDVVRVGAEGLPGEAIRIERDLVTVQVFEDTTGLRVGDPVVATGTPLLAELGPGLLGSIVDGTGRPLELLAGTTADGAPRHPFVPRGADPPHLDRTRRWDFRPAVRPGRQVEPGDLLGTVAETAALEHRVLVPHGISGTVTAVHPGPATVEEPVVLVDDRPVPMLRRWPVREPRPVRARLPLDRPLVTGQRVLDVLFPLAAGGSAIIPGGFGTGKTMTEQTLAKHAAADVVVYVGCGERGNELTEVLQEFPELVDPRNGAPLMERTVLVANTSNMPVAAREASIYTGMTVAEYFRDQGYDVALMADSTSRWGEALREVSTRLEEIPAEDGYPAYLASRLAGFYERSGRVVCLGGSGGTTAPSERLGSVTVVGAVSPAGGDFSEPITQNSLRLAGSFWALDTTLARQRHYPAVNWTRSFSQYDVAAWFDAEVAPDWSALRSWALALLQQEGALQDVVQLLGMEALAPEQRVVLRTGQLLRQVFLQQSSFDDRDASCAPRKSVAMLRVLHEVHQAMTAALGGGVDVGRLVTCPELGLLAGMKQWDADDADTEAGVLGDRVRRALAAL, encoded by the coding sequence ATGACCAGCACCCAGCACCCCGCGGCGGCTCTGACCCCGACCTCGTCCACCTCGGGGGAGCCCGCGGGCAGGACCGGGTGGCTGGAACGGGTCGCCGGGCCGGTCGTGACGGCCGCGGGACTGCCCGGCGTGCGGCTGTTCGACGTGGTCCGGGTCGGCGCGGAAGGGCTGCCCGGCGAGGCCATCCGCATCGAGCGCGACCTGGTGACCGTCCAGGTCTTCGAGGACACGACCGGCCTGCGGGTGGGTGACCCGGTCGTGGCCACCGGCACCCCGCTGCTGGCCGAGCTCGGCCCCGGTCTCCTCGGCAGCATCGTCGACGGCACGGGGCGACCGCTGGAGCTGCTGGCCGGCACCACCGCCGACGGCGCCCCCCGCCACCCGTTCGTGCCGCGTGGGGCCGACCCGCCGCACCTGGACCGCACCCGGCGGTGGGACTTCCGGCCGGCGGTCCGCCCCGGCCGGCAGGTGGAGCCCGGCGACCTGCTGGGCACGGTCGCCGAGACCGCCGCCCTCGAGCACCGCGTCCTCGTCCCGCACGGCATCAGCGGCACGGTCACCGCGGTCCACCCCGGGCCGGCCACCGTCGAGGAGCCGGTCGTGCTCGTCGACGACCGGCCGGTGCCCATGCTGCGGCGCTGGCCGGTGCGCGAACCCCGGCCGGTGCGCGCCCGGCTGCCGCTGGACCGGCCGCTGGTCACCGGGCAGCGGGTGCTGGACGTGCTCTTCCCCCTGGCGGCGGGCGGCAGCGCGATCATCCCTGGCGGCTTCGGCACCGGGAAGACGATGACGGAGCAGACGCTGGCCAAGCACGCCGCGGCCGACGTGGTCGTCTACGTCGGCTGCGGCGAGCGTGGCAACGAGCTGACCGAGGTGCTGCAGGAGTTCCCCGAGCTGGTCGACCCGCGCAACGGGGCACCGCTGATGGAGCGCACGGTGCTGGTGGCCAACACCAGCAACATGCCGGTGGCCGCGCGGGAGGCGAGCATCTACACCGGCATGACCGTGGCCGAGTACTTCCGCGACCAGGGCTACGACGTGGCGCTGATGGCCGACAGCACCAGCCGCTGGGGCGAGGCGCTGCGCGAGGTGTCCACCCGGCTGGAGGAGATCCCGGCCGAGGACGGCTACCCGGCCTACCTCGCCTCCCGGCTGGCCGGCTTCTACGAACGCTCGGGCCGGGTGGTCTGCCTGGGCGGCTCCGGCGGCACGACCGCGCCGTCCGAGCGCCTGGGGTCGGTCACCGTGGTCGGGGCCGTCTCGCCGGCGGGCGGCGACTTCTCCGAGCCGATCACCCAGAACAGCCTGCGGCTGGCCGGCTCCTTCTGGGCGCTGGACACCACCCTGGCGCGCCAGCGCCACTACCCGGCGGTCAACTGGACGCGCAGCTTCTCCCAGTACGACGTCGCCGCCTGGTTCGACGCGGAGGTCGCCCCGGACTGGTCGGCGCTGCGGTCGTGGGCGCTGGCGCTGCTGCAGCAGGAGGGCGCCCTGCAGGACGTCGTCCAGCTGCTCGGCATGGAGGCCCTCGCCCCCGAGCAGCGGGTCGTGCTGCGCACCGGGCAGCTGCTGCGGCAGGTCTTCCTGCAGCAGTCCTCCTTCGACGACCGCGACGCCAGCTGCGCGCCGCGGAAGTCCGTGGCGATGCTGCGGGTGCTGCACGAGGTGCACCAGGCGATGACCGCCGCCCTGGGCGGCGGGGTGGACGTCGGCCGGCTGGTCACCTGCCCGGAGCTGGGCCTGCTGGCCGGGATGAAGCAGTGGGACGCCGACGACGCCGACACCGAGGCCGGCGTCCTCGGCGACCGCGTGCGCCGAGCCCTGGCGGCGCTGTGA
- a CDS encoding proton-conducting transporter membrane subunit, translating to MSPALLVVPVAAPLAAAGVLVLAGRRSPVLVRVVGWGVSALVLAVGAVLLAATVEGQLTTARLGGWPPGIAIVLVADVLSALLLVVTSALVLVSLVFAAATGEDDGSFVPLALVLSTGVYGALLTGDLFNLFVFVEVMLVPSYVLLVAGGGARRLAAGRRYLAVNLLASTLFLAGVGLVYGVTGTVALGELAGAAAAPEVGIAGAVVLVALAVKAAVVPLHSWLPGSYAAAGPAVVVLFSGLLTKVGVYALYRIWSVVFDGDRRWLWLLMAAGVATMVIGVLGAVGERTMRSVLTFHMVSQIGYMVVGLALSTVAGLAAGIFFLVQYVLVKAALLMCAGAVEVTHGTDELARLRGLGRREPALAVAFGLSALALVGVPPLSGFVAKLALLDATLDAGQHVAAGVVVVVSLLTLTSMLKVWNAVFTEAAPEPGGPGAAGPDAGPGQPGVVVAPPATRPRVRPALVAPALLLAILAVGLGIWAEPLLAVADAAARGLVDTTAYVTAVTSS from the coding sequence GTGAGCCCGGCCCTGCTGGTCGTCCCCGTCGCGGCCCCGCTCGCCGCCGCGGGGGTGCTCGTGCTCGCCGGGCGGCGCTCCCCGGTGCTCGTCCGGGTGGTCGGGTGGGGTGTCAGCGCGCTGGTGCTGGCGGTCGGCGCCGTCCTGCTCGCCGCGACGGTCGAGGGGCAGCTCACCACCGCCCGGCTGGGTGGCTGGCCGCCGGGCATCGCCATCGTGCTGGTGGCCGACGTGCTGAGCGCGCTGCTGCTGGTGGTCACGTCCGCGCTCGTGCTGGTCAGCCTGGTGTTCGCGGCGGCGACGGGGGAGGACGACGGGTCCTTCGTGCCGCTGGCCCTGGTGCTGTCCACCGGGGTCTACGGCGCGCTGCTCACCGGCGACCTGTTCAACCTGTTCGTCTTCGTCGAGGTCATGCTCGTGCCGAGCTACGTGCTGCTCGTCGCCGGGGGCGGGGCGCGGCGGCTGGCGGCCGGACGCCGTTACCTGGCGGTGAACCTGCTCGCCTCCACCCTGTTCCTGGCCGGCGTCGGGCTGGTCTACGGCGTGACCGGCACGGTGGCCCTGGGCGAGCTGGCGGGCGCTGCCGCGGCCCCGGAGGTGGGGATCGCCGGCGCGGTGGTCCTGGTCGCGCTGGCGGTCAAGGCCGCCGTCGTCCCGTTGCACAGCTGGCTGCCCGGCTCGTACGCCGCGGCCGGGCCGGCGGTGGTCGTGCTCTTCTCCGGACTGCTGACCAAGGTCGGGGTGTACGCCCTCTACCGGATCTGGTCGGTGGTCTTCGACGGGGACCGGCGCTGGCTGTGGCTGCTCATGGCCGCCGGCGTGGCCACCATGGTCATCGGTGTGCTGGGCGCCGTGGGGGAGCGGACCATGCGGTCGGTGCTCACCTTCCACATGGTCAGCCAGATCGGCTACATGGTCGTCGGACTGGCCCTGTCCACCGTCGCGGGACTGGCCGCCGGGATCTTCTTCCTGGTGCAGTACGTGCTGGTCAAGGCGGCGCTGCTGATGTGCGCGGGCGCGGTGGAGGTCACTCACGGCACGGACGAGCTGGCCCGCTTGCGCGGCCTGGGTCGGCGGGAGCCCGCACTGGCCGTGGCCTTCGGGCTCTCGGCGCTCGCCCTGGTCGGCGTCCCCCCGCTCTCCGGGTTCGTCGCGAAGCTCGCCCTGCTCGACGCGACGCTGGACGCCGGGCAGCACGTGGCGGCCGGGGTCGTCGTCGTCGTCAGCCTGCTCACGCTGACCTCGATGCTCAAGGTCTGGAACGCTGTCTTCACCGAGGCCGCGCCGGAGCCCGGTGGGCCTGGCGCGGCCGGTCCGGACGCCGGCCCGGGGCAGCCGGGCGTGGTGGTGGCGCCCCCCGCCACGCGGCCGAGGGTGCGGCCGGCGCTGGTCGCGCCCGCGCTCCTGCTCGCCATCCTCGCGGTCGGGCTCGGCATCTGGGCCGAGCCGCTGCTCGCCGTCGCCGACGCGGCGGCCCGCGGCCTGGTGGACACGACGGCGTACGTGACGGCGGTGACCTCGTCGTGA
- a CDS encoding V-type ATP synthase subunit F: protein MTGPGAPLDPPHSTGAPWPADLLVIVPADTAAGFRLAGTRTVVAGDPDTVRQVVDREIAGGSRGVIAVAERTWAELPAAVRADWSSRSVPLVLPLPAEDSGAAGTRRSRVQELLARSVGYEITFSPGGTRT, encoded by the coding sequence ATGACCGGGCCGGGAGCCCCGCTGGACCCGCCACACAGCACCGGGGCGCCCTGGCCGGCCGACCTCCTCGTCATCGTCCCCGCCGACACCGCGGCCGGCTTCCGGCTCGCCGGCACGCGGACGGTCGTGGCCGGCGACCCGGACACCGTCCGGCAGGTCGTGGACCGAGAGATCGCCGGCGGGTCGCGTGGGGTGATCGCGGTCGCCGAGCGGACCTGGGCCGAGCTGCCCGCCGCGGTGCGCGCGGACTGGAGCTCCCGGAGCGTGCCGCTGGTCCTGCCGCTGCCGGCCGAGGACAGCGGGGCGGCGGGCACCCGGCGCTCCCGAGTGCAGGAACTGCTGGCCCGGTCCGTCGGCTACGAGATCACCTTCAGCCCGGGAGGGACACGGACATGA
- a CDS encoding helix-turn-helix transcriptional regulator yields the protein MTTPSPGWTFLSNHGHVLVSLALDPDVRMRDVAALVGITERAVQMIVRDLEDAGFVVRQRVGRRNRYTVVTRGHFRHPLEDHVRVGDFLALVTGDRTPAQPVSGGRASTGRA from the coding sequence GTGACAACGCCTTCGCCGGGGTGGACCTTCCTCTCCAATCACGGGCACGTGCTGGTGAGCCTGGCCCTCGACCCCGACGTCCGGATGCGGGACGTCGCGGCCCTGGTCGGCATCACGGAGCGGGCCGTGCAGATGATCGTCAGAGACCTGGAGGACGCCGGCTTCGTCGTCCGCCAGCGGGTCGGCCGGCGCAACCGCTACACCGTGGTGACCCGGGGCCACTTCCGCCACCCGCTCGAGGACCACGTCCGCGTCGGGGACTTCCTCGCGCTGGTGACCGGGGACCGGACGCCGGCGCAGCCGGTCAGCGGCGGGCGCGCCTCGACCGGGCGAGCTTGA